A genome region from Staphylococcus capitis subsp. capitis includes the following:
- the cyoE gene encoding heme o synthase translates to MSKEHTLSQDTGRVTFKELQQIIKMGLVQGNLIPAFAGAWLAVVMTNHSFLSSIPQILLMIVGSTLIMGGACALNNYYDQDIDSIMPSKQGRPTVNDRISDKNLLILSFGMMLIGEACLFLLNVPSGVLGLIGIVGYVSYYSIWSKRHTTWNTVVGSFPGAVPPLIGWVAIDGNISLAAIALFLVVFCWQPVHFYALAIKRSDEYSLANIPMLPSVKGFKRTRISMFIWLVFLLPLPFLLSDLGVTFVVIATLLNLGWLALGLTTFKKDSDQTKWATKMFIYSLNYLVVFFVLVVVVSLIKMI, encoded by the coding sequence ATGAGCAAAGAACACACTTTGTCACAGGATACGGGCCGAGTAACCTTCAAAGAATTACAACAAATTATTAAAATGGGCCTCGTTCAAGGTAACTTGATACCTGCATTTGCAGGCGCTTGGCTTGCAGTTGTAATGACAAACCATTCCTTCCTATCGTCTATTCCTCAAATATTATTGATGATTGTTGGTTCTACATTAATCATGGGGGGCGCATGTGCTTTAAATAATTATTATGATCAAGATATTGATAGCATCATGCCTAGTAAACAAGGTAGACCAACTGTAAACGATAGAATCTCAGATAAAAACTTATTAATATTAAGCTTTGGTATGATGTTAATAGGTGAAGCTTGTCTTTTCTTATTAAACGTACCATCAGGCGTTTTAGGTTTAATAGGTATTGTAGGATATGTTTCTTATTATTCAATTTGGTCTAAGCGACATACAACTTGGAATACAGTTGTCGGAAGTTTTCCTGGTGCTGTACCACCATTAATTGGTTGGGTAGCTATCGATGGCAATATTAGCTTAGCAGCCATTGCGCTATTTTTAGTTGTCTTTTGTTGGCAACCAGTTCATTTCTATGCGCTTGCAATTAAAAGAAGTGACGAATATTCATTGGCTAATATTCCAATGTTACCATCAGTTAAAGGTTTTAAACGCACTAGAATTAGCATGTTTATTTGGTTAGTCTTCTTATTACCTTTACCATTCTTATTATCAGACTTAGGTGTAACATTTGTAGTCATTGCTACATTACTTAATCTAGGATGGTTAGCTTTAGGATTGACTACCTTTAAGAAAGATTCTGACCAAACAAAATGGGCGACAAAAATGTTCATTTATTCATTGAACTACTTAGTTGTATTCTTCGTACTTGTTGTTGTCGTTTCATTAATAAAAATGATCTAA